The following proteins come from a genomic window of Gallalistipes aquisgranensis:
- a CDS encoding NigD1/NigD2 family lipoprotein translates to MKRLLKISLVLGLLAAGFSACDDDDGYSLDKFWISYGVIEGNGDDYVRDYTIRLDNGSRLLLSANLVPGWPVKDGQRVIANYTILGDSPRMDGTKDYYVRLNMLYDVLSKDVVKQSFIDEDEEVREDSIGHDPIDVAEAWFGGGFLNITFEILHGGGTHFINLVQDDARISGDSVFLTLRHNAYSDPQAYRGFGYVSFDMVPLVPEGKTELPVRLTWEGYDGQTHSDTGTFKLNAPATAPESALRLDQIATSVE, encoded by the coding sequence ATGAAACGTTTACTGAAAATTTCATTGGTGCTGGGCCTGCTCGCTGCGGGGTTCAGTGCGTGCGACGACGATGACGGGTACAGCCTCGACAAGTTCTGGATCAGCTACGGCGTGATCGAGGGCAACGGCGACGACTACGTGCGGGACTACACGATCCGGCTGGACAACGGCTCGCGTCTGCTGCTTTCGGCCAACCTGGTTCCCGGGTGGCCCGTGAAGGACGGCCAGCGCGTGATCGCCAACTATACCATTCTGGGCGACTCGCCCAGAATGGACGGTACGAAAGACTACTACGTGCGGCTGAACATGCTCTACGATGTGCTGTCGAAGGATGTCGTGAAACAGAGTTTCATCGACGAGGACGAGGAGGTGCGCGAGGACAGCATCGGACATGATCCCATCGACGTGGCCGAAGCGTGGTTCGGCGGCGGGTTCCTGAACATCACGTTCGAAATCCTGCACGGCGGGGGGACCCACTTCATCAACTTGGTGCAGGACGACGCACGCATCAGCGGCGACTCCGTCTTCCTGACCCTGCGCCACAACGCGTACAGCGATCCGCAGGCTTATCGCGGGTTCGGCTACGTCTCCTTCGACATGGTGCCGCTGGTGCCCGAGGGCAAGACCGAACTGCCCGTACGCCTCACGTGGGAGGGGTACGACGGTCAGACCCATTCCGACACCGGTACGTTCAAGCTGAACGCTCCGGCCACGGCTCCCGAGTCCGCGCTGCGGCTCGATCAGATCGCCACATCTGTGGAATAG
- a CDS encoding alpha/beta fold hydrolase, which translates to MEKFIMADGCATRVRDNRGEEPAIVLLHGYLESIEVWDEFIPLLSPPFRVVAPDLPGHGISEVKGKVHSMEFEADVVHSVLTGLGVKRCCVVGHSMGGYVALEFLRKYPEMLSGIILLHSTPNPDSETKREQRQREIELVEAGRKDLLARMTPDKGFAAENRSRMAGRIGELADQILLTEDEGITALLRGMCGRADANGTLRDSPVPQLFILGRGDEYITAPVAEKMIAGHPQARVAWMEHSGHMSFLEEPEKCAEIIRTFVRETGGTRTDSASGQK; encoded by the coding sequence ATGGAAAAATTCATCATGGCGGACGGCTGCGCCACGCGCGTCCGGGACAATCGCGGGGAGGAACCCGCCATCGTGCTGCTGCACGGCTATCTGGAGTCGATCGAGGTGTGGGACGAATTCATACCCCTGCTCTCCCCTCCCTTCCGGGTCGTGGCGCCGGACCTGCCGGGGCACGGCATTTCGGAGGTGAAAGGGAAGGTCCACTCCATGGAATTCGAAGCCGATGTCGTCCACTCCGTTCTCACCGGGCTCGGCGTGAAACGCTGCTGCGTGGTGGGCCACTCCATGGGCGGCTACGTGGCGCTGGAATTTCTCCGCAAATATCCGGAGATGCTGTCGGGAATCATCCTGCTGCACTCCACGCCCAATCCCGATTCCGAGACCAAGCGCGAACAGCGGCAGCGGGAGATCGAGCTGGTGGAGGCGGGCCGGAAAGACCTGCTGGCCCGCATGACCCCGGACAAGGGGTTCGCGGCGGAGAACCGGTCCCGCATGGCCGGCAGGATCGGAGAGCTCGCCGACCAGATCCTGCTGACCGAGGACGAGGGGATCACGGCGCTCCTGCGCGGCATGTGCGGGCGGGCCGATGCGAACGGGACCCTGCGCGACAGCCCGGTCCCGCAGCTCTTCATCCTGGGACGCGGAGACGAATACATCACCGCGCCGGTTGCCGAAAAGATGATCGCCGGCCATCCGCAGGCCCGGGTGGCATGGATGGAGCACTCCGGACACATGAGCTTCCTGGAAGAGCCCGAAAAATGCGCGGAGATCATCCGGACATTCGTCCGCGAAACGGGCGGCACCCGCACGGACAGCGCCTCCGGACAAAAATAA
- the rsfS gene encoding ribosome silencing factor produces MNELIDTIVGAIQDKKGKNVVALDLSDFDGAITSAFVICNADSTTQVAAIAAGVEEKVEETLGQKVWRVEGLNNSLWVVMDYGDVMVHIFQTELRDFYKLEELWADAPATAYREEE; encoded by the coding sequence ATGAACGAACTGATCGACACCATCGTCGGTGCCATACAGGATAAGAAGGGAAAGAACGTCGTGGCGCTCGACCTGTCGGATTTCGACGGGGCCATCACCTCCGCTTTCGTGATCTGCAACGCCGACTCGACCACGCAGGTGGCCGCCATCGCCGCGGGCGTGGAGGAGAAGGTGGAAGAGACCCTCGGCCAGAAGGTGTGGCGCGTGGAGGGGCTGAACAACAGCCTGTGGGTGGTCATGGACTACGGCGACGTGATGGTGCACATTTTCCAGACCGAACTGCGCGACTTCTACAAACTGGAGGAGTTGTGGGCCGACGCACCCGCGACCGCCTACCGGGAGGAGGAATAG